The window GAATTTTATTATAACACACACTAAATTATCCAAGAAGCCAATCAATTACAACTTCTGATCAAAGTAAAACACTAATTCGTCTCCATTAACAACTTCAATTGCCAATTTAATTAGGCTAGCATTGTAATAACAAAACCCTAGGCCCTAGCACAATCACAATTAACGAGACAAGGCAAAAACTTATACTCAAACTCCATAATAACCTAACAATAATGCTTAGATAGGCTTAAATGTTATTATCACACACACTTGATTATCCAATAAGCCAATCAATTACAACTGCTGATCAAAGTAAAACCTTATTTCGTCCCCATTAACAACTTCAAGTGTCGATTAAACTAATCTAGGCAACTAGCATAGTTATTACACAACCCTAGCACAATGACAGTTGACAAAACCAGTAAAAACTTTTAACTGCAGCGGAAATTACCTCCACAACCTAACTACTGCTTAAATGTGCTCAAACATTGTCACAAACAATCGTACAAACACATGCATTGAAACCACAACTATACACAGCCGATCAGCTACCTTTCCTCATCAgcataaaaaccctaattcatcCTATACACATAAACAAACACCTCAAATCAACACTTCACGTCGCAATTGACGCGAAACATATACTACAATCCAAGACGTAACAATTAATCGCAAATCATACAAGCAGCCAATCAATCACGGCTTCTGAtcaaataaaaaccctaattatcaTCAACCAAAAAAAACCTAGAGCTAACACTTTTGATCGGCAATTAACGTATAACAACACACTACTAAAACTAATAACAAAACTATAGCATGATCACAACTTGCCAAAacaaatcaaaacgttcgaccGCAACATaaacttcattcaaaatctAACAATCAAACTTAAATTACACAAGCAGCCAATCAACTAAACTTCtaaacaaagtaaaaaaaccctaatttataatcaattaacttagaaaatatataaaaactaaaatctaACTCTCCGGATCAacaattaaactaaaataatactaatTACAAAACCCTAGCATGATCACAGTTCacgaaacatatataaaaaaaaagtttaatcaATTAATTCAATTCGCAACGTAATCATAACACTTATAATTGCATCCGAATTTCATAACTATCagaacttatatatacatatatgtatgtatatatatagacacataTGTAAATATAGAGAGGAATACGTACATCCAGCGGTTGAGGAGTAATCATGGTCATTGTTATGTGACGTATGATCGGAGGTTAGTAATCACAGCCgctgatatatatgtatatatatatatgagatataTATTGTGCGTATgagtgtatatatgtatgtaaaatttttattttttatatagaaagCGAGACGGTGATGGTTCTGAAACTGTGTTTTCGAGAAGAGAAGAAAGGGGGTGTATGGAATGTAGGGGGGTGTTTaggaaataaatgaaagatgaggggaaaattttggaaaataaggGAAGGGTGGATTGTGTGTTTTTTATATAGTCGGTTGTACAAGTCATTGATGCTTAGTTCAAATAAGAGGCTTACACGTGGAGTTGAGTTTTGTTCTGGCTTTGGGTGTCAGATGATGTTGACCTTTCATAGTACTTGCTTACGTAAGCTATTAGTAACTTTTTCTTACGATATGCAGTATGTGTAATTTGTTAGTTATCTTCTATatgatttgtcaatttttttatCATGCATTACGATTTTAATGTTGTGGTTAggataattgaaaaaaaaatgagataataaaaaactataaaCTTAGAAACATTGTATCATACCCGTCAAATAATTGTACATACTCATGTTCATTTATGGAATTCTAAGTTCTAGATGGCTTTGTGTTATATGCTTAAATTGCTTGAATAACTAGTTTTGACCATTAAATATTTGTGTCCCGTTATTGACTTTTTTACATTTTCTTGACAAGTTCTAAAGTAAACTATGACTCTTGTCCAAGTTACGAATTTATTCTAGAGAAGATTTCGTTGTTATAATTtgaagttcaattgtttttcatattgtAATTTAGGTCTATacaagtttcgtcgaaatctaaaaatattaaattaacgatttttgtttcaaaatattACTCCATGTTTGTTGTATTATATTTATGCTTAAAGTTTAATAAGAACTAGTTTTTAACCGCCGCACATTGCAGCGGCAATAGCTATTTTGAAACCTGCATAATCGTATGCAGATTAAGGAAAATGTTCTTATTGTAtgtatttaaaatacaaaaaccaTATGTGCGGTTaatgtacaaatatttacaaagtaAACCAAAAATCCTCATATAAGAActcttaaaaatcctcttaactatAGGATCATAACATATggcaaaatcaaaaattgacATTAAGAAAAAGGCTTAGTAGAATTCAGTTGTCATCTATAAAATagttagaaaaatatattctcAAAAACACTCGATACAATGTCTAACTAATAAACGAAAAAGgtttataatgatataaatgATGAACCCCATTGGTAAGGTATTTCATTTTGGGAGAATGCATTTGGGTTCAAGTCTTGCTTCCCACATTTATGAGGTGGATTAATAGGGCATTTTTTGAGAGTCTTATgacgcgtttggttcacagaatattTTTGGAAAGAATGAAATcatttgaaggaattggaatctgataaaatggaatttgatggaatgtttttcatttttttaagatttaagTGAGAGACGGAATGAGATTTCTTCCCTCATCcccatggaatggagattccatcaaatgaaggaatgttgacattccaacggaatgatattccttcgtcattgagcaaccaaaagcactaaggaatgaaattcaatttcaattccatcaaattacatcagaatctgcgaaccaaacgcgaccttaatTTTTAGACATACATGTAATACAATAGTAAAAATAGAATTAAATggtcttttaaaacaaaaaaaaaaactcatttatATTTGTTCCTTTACCTTTGTAACTtgaattatatgttttagtataatatagACATATACTAACTAACTAAATTGTTATGTTGTACCAAAGTCGGtcctttttttaagtttaataaaataaaaagttttactATGTAAAACCATGGGCTGGTTTTAGAAGCGGTGGGTTACAACTTATGAAAACCTACACGTGTACAACCACATTGTATTTTGTTGAACGCCACTTTCTTTAGCCACATAGTTTTGGTTCACTTCTTTTTGGCCTTTCCCCTATCTCCTTTCTAGATCACCGTTctcattatttttttcttcttctataaGAGACAAAGGTTTTATCTTGTATCCACTTTTGATTCTCATTGATCTGCACTATAAGAAAAAATGACTGAATTCTTCAGGTTTTGGTATTCAAAGGTTTTTCCAAACATATGGTAGATTTTGGCACAACACGGCGGTGGGTGACGAAAATGCAACTGGATGGCGGCATGGTGCTGGAGCATGTTCGAGGCATATCCTAATGTAACGACgcttttgttagttttttttttaaataccagATCTGATATTTAACCTCTTTATATTACAAAAGTTTTTAGGTGTACTTTTAGTagtatttttctttatattatatatatatatatatatatttttatctatttaattGCTTTTTTTCAATACGAATTTTTTTTGTATCTTTTAATACCAGATCTCATTTGGTATGTTTCTGAAAGTTTGGATGAAGATCGGTTGATCTGATGGTTGTTAATGACGGTGGTTACCAGCGGCCGACGATCATTACCAGTGGTGTGACATGTTGGACATATTATCTTTAGTGGTTCATCAGATCCGCCACGGCGGCCGTTATTCGTTGCGGTGGGTGTTGCCGGTGGTAGTTACCGGCGGTGGTTACGGAAGATATCTTCATGTATGTCTGTATAGATTGTGGGTATATTTTACGCTTTAGAAGTTGTACTCTGTGCCTAAGGTATTGTGAAGTACTTTTGTAACTAAACCGGTCACTGTTCAAACCGAACCGGATCTTGTAACTGAACCGGCTACAGTACCAACTGAACCGGTACTGTAGCAGTTCAAATtgggattgttatatatatatatataataagaataattATTTACATTAACTCTTTCTAAAAGAAAGAtttcaataaaattatattatgtaAAATGAAAAGTTTACCAATTAACTTTTAGATTCAAGTTGAACTTGAGAGTAGATAATTTGACTCGACTCatatcaattaaataaaaataaagtaaattgcTAATATCAAAAATGtagatttataagttttttttgacAGACTTTAAATAGAAACAAACTCACTCATTGTCATATGATGATTCTTAACTTTACAGTGCATAACGGTTATCTTAATCAGATCTTGTAACTTTGGGCCGACTACCAAAGTTAAATTGGATAACTCCATTAGGCTCTCCCAATaactgaaaatgaaaatgaataaaGTATTAAGTTATATTCGATAGGATTCGAACCATCGTTTTATGCGGTAAATTTAGATATCTTATTATTGTGACATGAACCTACAAATTACAATGTCATATAAGAAAACGTGTAGGAAATAGAAAATGTCTTGATATCGAGTAACGTTTGgctgttaaaagaaaaacataacaaaatgaTACCTATCCAACAGCCATGCAAGATTGCAAGTAGTACTCTCCACGTCAGCACATATTAGCGCCACGTGTATCTATATCGCCACGTATGCAACCACACCTCATATATGATCATCCACAATACTATCACttccaagaaaaacaaaacaaaaacacaaaaccaAAAATGGAGACAGAGACAAGTGATGACGGAAACCGGCGGAACACGACTGTTGCGCCGCCGCCAATACCGGCGGAGGGGAGACAGAAGAAGAGGCTGACTGTGATGGTGGCAGTAGACGAGAGTGACAGGAGTTTATATGCCTTAAAATGGACCCTTGAAAACCTGTTTAAGGTGCATGTTCATGTACCCGGTGAAGAAAACCCGGAAGTGGAACCCGACCCGGAACAAGGGTTAATCACGATTGTTCATGTTATGGAACCTTTTGAGCGTTACACGTTCCCTGCTGAACCTTGTATGTgtgttctatatatattattgtacgATTcgctatatatataatctataattatatatgtttataaattagTAAACGTTTTCGAATAAATTTACGGATTAATGGTTAATgaattattagtattatatgtatgtaGCAATGTATACTTCTGCTTCAATGGTGGAATCAGTGAGAAAAGCGCAACGGGAAAATGCTGCTCAACTTCTCTCACGTGCATTTGAAGTTTGCAAAGGGACAAAGGTACCGTATAGGTATAAGTATAAATTTAGGcaatttatactttatagaAATAGAATTGGGTCTTAAGTCTAATAAACGGGTTAGGCTTGTCggattataaatttttttttttatccaggCCAATATGGGCCACTTGGATTTGATAAGCCCACGTAATAGTTGTATGGCCTAATTTGCTGAAATTTTGTAACATTTAAATCAAGCAACTTGCTCATCAACTTAAAATGGAGTTGGGTTGTAAACGAACTGAACAGTTCACGAACTGTTCATGAACCGTTCAGCGGGAAGAttgttcgtgttcgttcgtttagttaaatgaacgaccATGAACAAAGCATTCGTTTGTTCATTTACGTTCATGAACGTTCGATAATTTGTTCGTGAATGTTCgtttgtttatgttcatgatCCGTCGTTCGTGAACAATAGTTCGTTTATATTCGTGCACATTTGTtcattatgtttgtttatacatatatatacatacataataaacCATACTATAaaaaatagtgtaaatataaatatttttataatatatatattaatacctAGTTATTTgtgaaaaagtttaaataaaatactattttgttCGTTTGTGGTTCATAAACacacgaacatgaacaagtgattatgttcgtttatctattcatgaaccgttcgttaagttaaacgaacatgaacaaagtcCTGTTCGTGTTCGTTTACAACCCTAGTTGGGAGTGCCAAGGAGAGGAATTTGACTGGATCAGCTAGTCACATAAGTGTGATGAAATTGGTTTAGATTAATTTGACTAAAGCGTAGGTTTTGACATTCTAAATTGCTATATTTTAGACATCAGGTcattattgtaattgtaatatttaaatattcaaaTCGGTTCTAAATAGAttgaaacaaacaaaattagaaacagTTAGCATGTGAGTCCAAATCTATGTTGCTCTTGCTTAAAATGAGCCAGCCTTTTGTGGTGTTACTTAATCATGTGTTCAACCAGTTTGGCCACACGAACTTCTAAGATAGCAATTTTGATTTTCCAAATTAAGTGATATTAGACATTGTAAGATTTCTGTACATCTTGGGCGACTTTGGTGTGTCATTGTTTTTTTAGGTTGATACActattttcaacaaaaaaaaaacgtatatatattaggttaagctatcaatttatataaatttggcTTCTACAAAAAGATATAATGCACATAGCTCAATTTTTAAGTATGCTTTAAATGGCCGCGTCCAAGTTGGTAAGTTTCTTACTTGTAGTTGGGTTTCATTGTGTAGATAAAAGCGGAAACACTAATTTTGGAAGGGGATCCTAAAGAAATGCTTTGTCAGGCTGTGGAACAGATGCATTTTGATCTTCTGGTTGTAGGCAGTCGTGGGCTTGGTGCGATCAAAAGGTAATATATATTACTTAAGCAGGCTTTGTTTTTAATTCAAGATGTCAAATGTTCAAATCTTacatattttcatcaaaataatcttCCGAATGATCTTTATGTGGGATATCTTTCTAGTGTATTCTTGCCGGCATATTGGTTATACCAAGTAAAAGGTTATAAAATCTTTATGGTCTTTTACATCATCTCGATTTCAAGAAAAGGTAAAGGTACACGGATCCACATGCACACGACACATACACATTATTATaccattatattattatatatgtattaatgtgCTTGATACTTGTTTGTTTCTATTTGGACCCTTTAGAAACTATTTAGGTCATTCATGTTGGTTAAGGCCAAGTTTATGtaaatttattaacaaaaattaGTAGATTATATGTGTTGGAGGTCAAAATATATCTAATTTAGGAAGAATGGAAAGTAAGGTCAGAACTATAGGAATGGCAGCCAATCGAATTTAACTTAGCAGGAGATACATAGGTCTTCAAAAGAGATGTCAATTATAAAGCTCCAAATAACACATCTTTATTACTTGGTTACTTTCTACTGCGGTAAGTAAAATAATTTGTTAAATGATTGTTTATGCAGGGCTTTCTTAGGGAGTATAAGTGACTTTTGTGCACATCATGCAAAGTGCCCTGTCCTGATAGTGAAACCTTCCAACAAGTAGTCACATAGCTTAGATTGTGAGGGATGTCCTTGATGGTCCAtagtgtttttttgttttaatagtTATGCTTGTTTGCTTGGCGAAGAGTAAGACTACTCAATAAGGTGAAGGGTTTACGATGAGGGTTGGGCTATGTAAATACCGTCGAAAATAAGGAGCTTTGAAGAAGCTGGAGATCAATGTAAAGACCAATTAAATCTTCAAGAGCTTACTCTCGAATTCCTACTGAATTAATACGAGTAATCCAAGAGAAGGTAGAAGGCTTATTTGACATGTACTCCGTGGATTCTAAGCtgagatatatatgtatttctatACAGTTCACATACGGTTCCAACTTTTACGtattagaatatgaacacagaaaacatacaagatcacgaataagcgTAACGGaaaaaatcgaaacatatatgtaatcacattaattaacaaagagagaatcgagaTCTTTACCTTATATGTAAAGATctaattgaaataataataataagattattattaatacttagggtttaaagcaaaacccttctacgatcgcacactagacaccccgaataatgtatgctagtactctgatcacgaacctaaacaaccctttgtttaaaaccGTAGACTTAAAGATCGAAATCGAAAACCCTTTGAGATGGGGTGTTTCGGCTGAACAAGAGAAGAGGGAGAGAAGAGAAGATTTGTaatgtgaatgaatgaataaaaaaaccttgaattaacctttgtatttatagggtaaTATTAGGTTAACAATAACTTGAAAATTAAGCAATTATCAAGGCTTTGGAAAGCCTTGATGAAACCGTCCCCCTTAATGGACTTAGGTCCAAGTctactttccaattttcacattttaatccttctttttaattaattaaatataattaatcttttaattatgtttaattaattatttcgtgatcaaactaattaatatattactttaatatatcaattgttattatcgagttaccatgtcatttcgtgtgaccccgtaggcttaaattatttccggacatgcaacttataataatatgatcatatgccaacaTTACGGACTGTCAccaatgatttttgaaaacttttatgTTCGCTTAGTTAGTGTGTTATTTACAAGTTTAAGCGTATTTCTTATACATCTTACTCAAAAAGTTGATTTTGTGGCACGTTAGAGTGTTTAAGGATCATTGGTTGAGATACTACAGCTCGTCAACTATCTAGTTTAATATTGGATCGTCAACGAGGATGGTTTCATTTTGATGTATGTTGCTAGTGATCAAGTTATTCTTGAGCTACACTATATGGGTGTATTGTGTATGTCGCTGAACCAACACCAGTTATAATGTTTGTCGATCGATGAGCTTTTTGGTATACCAAGGATGCTTGGTAAATCTGAACCCCGGTTTTAATGGATTTACTTATCAAAAATGCTCTTCTTATC is drawn from Erigeron canadensis isolate Cc75 chromosome 9, C_canadensis_v1, whole genome shotgun sequence and contains these coding sequences:
- the LOC122583600 gene encoding universal stress protein A-like protein, with the protein product METETSDDGNRRNTTVAPPPIPAEGRQKKRLTVMVAVDESDRSLYALKWTLENLFKVHVHVPGEENPEVEPDPEQGLITIVHVMEPFERYTFPAEPSMYTSASMVESVRKAQRENAAQLLSRAFEVCKGTKIKAETLILEGDPKEMLCQAVEQMHFDLLVVGSRGLGAIKRAFLGSISDFCAHHAKCPVLIVKPSNK